In Nitrososphaerales archaeon, the genomic stretch CCACGGTGGTCCGCGTGCTGGGGGAGGGTATTGAGGTTTTAAGGAAGGGACCAGTCGGGGTCAACGACGAGGTCAAGACGAGATGAACCTGGTTGTCACCTCTGCCAAAGGTCTGGAAGCAAAGGCCTCGGCCGAGTTCAAGGAGATTGCTCTCCTTTCAGGCATCAGGAAGGTGACCATCGAACGCTCACCCTACGACGGCGTAGTCGAAGTAGACGCTGAGAACTCAAAGACCTTGCTCGCCTTTCTTGCGGATTTCGTGAAGTCGGAGCCATTCAAGGTTAGGTACATCATGCGTGTGCTTCCCGTCGACAGGGTCATCGACACAAAGCTTGACGATATAGTGAAGGCGGTGAAGGACCTCGCAGCGCACATCGGACAGGGCGAGACCTTCAGAATCACAATCGAGGCGAGGGACTCGCCCTACTCGGACAAGCAGCTCATAGACGCCATAGCAGATGTGGTAGACAGAAAGGTCAGCCTCAACGCACCGGACAAGATCGTTTTCATCCAAGTATTCGGAGAGTACACCGGCGTTTCGGTCGTCGCACCTCAGGACATCCTCAGCATAATGAGGCTGAAGAGGGCCGTCTAGGTTCTTTGGGCGTTAAGGAGGGCCGACTCCTCGACGCGCATCAT encodes the following:
- a CDS encoding THUMP domain-containing protein yields the protein MNLVVTSAKGLEAKASAEFKEIALLSGIRKVTIERSPYDGVVEVDAENSKTLLAFLADFVKSEPFKVRYIMRVLPVDRVIDTKLDDIVKAVKDLAAHIGQGETFRITIEARDSPYSDKQLIDAIADVVDRKVSLNAPDKIVFIQVFGEYTGVSVVAPQDILSIMRLKRAV